The following coding sequences lie in one Oncorhynchus kisutch isolate 150728-3 linkage group LG3, Okis_V2, whole genome shotgun sequence genomic window:
- the tmem9b gene encoding transmembrane protein 9B, giving the protein MRSSVAFKLLSLVGLLLMSTQTTDAKNSEDIRCKCTCPPYRDIDGQIYKQNVSLKDCNCLHVVEPMPVDGKDVEAYCLRCECKYEERSSGTIKVTIIIYLSILGLLFLYMVYLTLLEPMLKRRLFGHSQLQNDDDVGDQQPFANAHNVLSHSASRPNMLNKVEHAQQRWRRQVQEQRKSVFDRHVVLS; this is encoded by the exons ATGAGGTCGAGCGTTGCCTTCAAGCTGCTCTCTCTTGTTGGTTTGTTATTGATGTCAACACAGACGACGGATGCGAAG AATTCAGAGGATATCCGGTGTAAATGTACCTGCCCACCATACAGAGACATCGATGGACAGATCTACAAACAAAATGTATCTCTAAAGGATtg TAACTGCCTTCATGTTGTGGAGCCAATGCCAGTTGATGGAAAGGATGTAGAGGCGTACTGTCTGCGTTGTGAATGCAAATATGAGGAGAGGAGTTCTGGAACTATCAAG GTGACTATCATAATCTACCTGTCCATCCTGGGCCTGctgttcctctacatggtgtaCCTGACCCTGCTGGAGCCCATGCTGAAGAGGAGGCTCTTTGGACACTCACAGCTTCAGAATGATGATGATGTCGGA GACCAGCAGCCTTTCGCCAACGCCCACAACGTATTGTCTCATTCGGCCTCTCGCCCCAACATGCTGAACAAAGTGGAGCACGCTCAGCAGCGCTGGCGGAGGCAGGTCCAGGAACAGAGGAAGTCTGTGTTTGACCGCCACGTGGTGCTCAGCTAA